The uncultured Fibrobacter sp. genome contains a region encoding:
- a CDS encoding LrgB family protein, whose amino-acid sequence MNAIINSPLFGILLSLVAFEIGVTISKKFKYSFLNPLLIANILIVGFLLTTGISLESYNVGGDYISVMLSPATVVLAVPLYRQISKLKQFWKPILAGIFAGSLTSLACVIVTSKLIGLSDTLMLSLLPKSITIPMGSVVSAQIGGIPPVTIIAITITGITGAVAAPAVCRFCRIKHKVAQGIAIGTASHALGTTKAMEMGEVQGAMSSLSIGVAGLFTAIVAPIIISLI is encoded by the coding sequence ATGAACGCCATCATCAATTCTCCCCTGTTCGGAATTTTGCTTTCGCTCGTCGCCTTCGAAATCGGCGTTACGATTAGCAAAAAATTCAAGTATTCCTTCTTGAACCCGCTGCTAATTGCAAACATTCTGATTGTCGGATTCCTGCTTACTACTGGAATCAGCCTCGAAAGCTACAATGTGGGCGGAGACTATATCTCGGTCATGCTTTCGCCCGCCACCGTAGTACTTGCTGTCCCCCTCTATAGGCAAATTTCCAAGCTCAAACAATTCTGGAAACCGATTCTCGCCGGAATTTTTGCGGGCAGTCTCACCTCGCTTGCCTGCGTGATAGTCACAAGCAAACTCATTGGCCTGAGCGACACTCTCATGCTTTCGCTCTTGCCCAAATCTATCACGATTCCTATGGGTTCTGTGGTGTCGGCACAAATCGGCGGCATTCCGCCTGTTACCATTATTGCCATCACCATCACGGGAATCACGGGCGCCGTGGCCGCTCCTGCCGTATGCAGATTCTGCCGCATCAAGCACAAGGTGGCCCAGGGAATCGCTATCGGTACCGCAAGCCACGCACTCGGTACCACCAAGGCGATGGAAATGGGTGAAGTTCAAGGCGCCATGAGCAGCCTTTCTATCGGAGTTGCGGGCTTATTTACCGCCATCGTCGCCCCGATTATCATCAGCCTGATTTAA
- a CDS encoding CidA/LrgA family protein, protein MRIPLQLAVIFAICVAGEFLHRIVGVPLPGNIIGMVLLLVLLCTKAIKPEQISGVSSFFLNHLALFFLPPSIAIMAVGDEVLSKWPLLLFLCVAFTLVTIAVGGRITQLFIRKQEYRENLALRAERIAKRTSHNESNGGGK, encoded by the coding sequence ATGAGAATACCGCTCCAACTTGCCGTCATTTTCGCCATTTGCGTCGCCGGGGAATTCCTCCACCGCATCGTAGGCGTGCCCCTCCCGGGGAACATTATCGGCATGGTCCTACTTCTCGTATTACTTTGTACAAAAGCAATCAAGCCGGAGCAGATTTCGGGCGTCTCGAGTTTTTTCCTGAACCACCTGGCGCTTTTCTTTTTACCGCCGAGCATTGCCATCATGGCCGTCGGCGACGAAGTCCTTTCAAAATGGCCCCTGCTCCTGTTTTTGTGCGTCGCCTTCACGCTCGTCACCATAGCCGTTGGCGGCCGCATTACGCAATTATTCATTCGCAAGCAGGAATACCGCGAAAATTTGGCATTGCGTGCAGAACGCATTGCCAAGCGAACATCCCATAACGAATCAAACGGGGGCGGAAAATGA
- the fmt gene encoding methionyl-tRNA formyltransferase, whose amino-acid sequence MKIVFMGTPEFAACFLKHLKESDFADVVAVVTQPDRPAGRGRVLTPPPVKQLALEYGLPVLQPTDLKAPEFESDLRAFGADLFVVVAYSILPKNILAVAKHGAVNVHGSLLPKYRGAAPVQRAIADGLPETGVTVFRLDEKMDHGPILAQKTVVIDHQDTTASLLEKMVAPGCEALDDAIHQLLEGREKDLTQDHAQASGAPKLKKEEGLIDFNLPAKVIHDRIRAFNPWPGGYGKLGGRMVYLRKTDTPENGPKLAPGAVEFKDNRFYVGTGEGVLEVIEIQAEGKKPMPVADFMRGIQKREGLCFC is encoded by the coding sequence ATGAAAATCGTATTTATGGGAACGCCGGAATTTGCGGCCTGTTTTTTGAAGCATCTCAAGGAATCTGATTTTGCAGACGTGGTGGCTGTGGTGACTCAGCCCGACAGGCCTGCAGGGCGCGGGCGCGTGTTAACGCCGCCGCCAGTCAAGCAACTGGCGCTCGAATACGGGCTCCCCGTACTCCAGCCGACTGATTTGAAGGCGCCCGAATTCGAGAGCGACCTGCGCGCTTTCGGTGCGGATTTGTTTGTGGTTGTTGCCTATTCGATTTTGCCGAAGAATATTTTGGCGGTTGCAAAGCATGGCGCTGTGAATGTACACGGCAGCTTGTTGCCCAAGTACCGCGGTGCTGCCCCTGTGCAGCGTGCGATTGCCGACGGCCTGCCTGAAACAGGCGTGACTGTTTTCCGCCTGGATGAAAAGATGGACCACGGTCCGATTCTTGCTCAGAAGACGGTGGTGATTGACCATCAGGATACGACCGCAAGCCTCTTGGAAAAGATGGTGGCGCCTGGCTGCGAAGCGCTGGACGATGCCATTCACCAGTTGCTCGAAGGCCGCGAAAAGGACTTGACGCAGGACCATGCACAGGCCAGTGGCGCTCCGAAGCTGAAAAAAGAAGAAGGCTTGATCGATTTCAATTTGCCCGCAAAGGTGATTCATGACCGCATTCGCGCCTTCAATCCGTGGCCGGGTGGCTATGGAAAGCTGGGTGGCCGTATGGTTTACTTGCGCAAGACGGACACTCCGGAGAATGGTCCGAAACTGGCCCCGGGCGCGGTGGAATTTAAGGATAACCGATTCTACGTGGGCACGGGCGAAGGCGTGCTTGAAGTGATTGAAATTCAGGCCGAAGGTAAGAAGCCGATGCCGGTGGCCGACTTTATGCGCGGAATCCAGAAGCGTGAAGGACTTTGCTTTTGCTAG
- a CDS encoding transcription antitermination factor NusB encodes MLLLDESLKERMDAFRVLVLWQKDGSFIKESGLSPFAMELALGVCRRHLYLQYFLKTLVKKMPSLEVATVLEMGIFQMFFMEIPDHAAVSTSVELAKAANLQEGSARLVNAVLHAARKSGLPALPPQKVRRVSIENSVPEWLVRRWFDIYGGTRAEALAKATLERPVEWIRVNQQKTSAPVLSQKLGITGASILYDRYIQVPADAKLKPILESESFTKGEFSMQNPSAYEVVKLLDLKPGLKVWDACAAPGGKAALMAEMDSSLEILASDVSETRVLKMHDLVDRLGLTNVRVECIDVLGGVAGSPARRGSEQRNRASEGEASPFDRILLDVPCSNMGVIARRPESVYRITPESVKELAELQYSILQAASAKLAPGGILVYATCSPDPEETTKIVNRFVKENSEFEKYGDAVLPGAEDSRFDGFFAQALRRK; translated from the coding sequence TTGCTTTTGCTAGATGAATCGCTGAAAGAGAGAATGGATGCGTTCCGCGTTCTTGTGCTTTGGCAGAAGGACGGTAGCTTTATCAAGGAAAGCGGACTTTCGCCTTTCGCGATGGAACTTGCCTTGGGCGTATGCCGTAGGCATTTGTATCTGCAATACTTTTTAAAAACTCTCGTAAAGAAAATGCCATCGCTTGAAGTGGCGACGGTGCTTGAGATGGGAATCTTCCAGATGTTCTTTATGGAAATCCCGGACCATGCTGCTGTTTCGACTAGCGTGGAGCTTGCGAAAGCGGCGAACCTTCAAGAAGGTTCTGCACGGCTTGTAAACGCCGTGCTGCATGCTGCGCGCAAGTCCGGGCTGCCGGCGCTCCCACCTCAAAAGGTGCGGCGCGTGTCTATCGAGAATTCGGTGCCCGAATGGCTGGTGCGCAGGTGGTTCGATATTTATGGCGGTACACGCGCCGAAGCGCTCGCCAAGGCGACGCTTGAGCGCCCTGTGGAATGGATTCGCGTGAATCAGCAAAAGACTTCGGCTCCGGTGCTCTCGCAAAAACTTGGAATCACGGGAGCAAGCATTCTTTATGACCGCTACATTCAAGTGCCTGCCGACGCAAAGCTCAAACCGATTCTGGAATCGGAATCTTTTACGAAGGGCGAATTCAGCATGCAGAATCCGTCTGCTTACGAAGTCGTGAAGCTTTTGGACTTGAAGCCGGGCCTTAAGGTTTGGGACGCGTGTGCGGCCCCTGGTGGTAAGGCAGCCCTTATGGCCGAGATGGATTCTTCGCTCGAAATTCTTGCTAGCGATGTGTCCGAAACTCGCGTACTTAAAATGCATGACCTTGTAGACCGATTGGGACTCACGAACGTCCGCGTCGAATGCATCGACGTTCTCGGGGGCGTTGCGGGCTCTCCCGCTAGAAGGGGTAGCGAGCAACGGAATCGTGCGAGCGAGGGGGAGGCTTCCCCCTTTGATAGAATTCTCCTCGACGTGCCTTGCAGCAACATGGGCGTGATTGCCCGCCGTCCGGAATCGGTTTACCGCATCACGCCGGAATCGGTCAAGGAACTGGCCGAATTGCAGTACTCCATTTTGCAGGCCGCCTCGGCAAAGCTTGCTCCGGGCGGAATTCTGGTGTATGCGACGTGCAGTCCGGACCCTGAAGAGACGACTAAAATTGTGAACCGATTCGTGAAAGAGAATTCTGAATTTGAAAAGTATGGGGATGCGGTGCTCCCGGGTGCCGAAGATTCCCGCTTTGACGGATTTTTTGCTCAGGCCTTGCGTCGAAAGTAA
- a CDS encoding A/G-specific adenine glycosylase has translation MDCKRLREWFKMNAAKLPWRLSDLDTPRDPYAVWISETMLQQTQVSTVRDYFTRWMKRFPDVATLAKASEEEVFKYWQGLGYYSRARNILKTAKIVAERKEFPRTRKELEALPGIGAYTAGAILSLAYHQHEAILDGNLVRIFSRLFTLDFLPTDSKDALKTYWDYARETADSPKAYMHNEALMELGRTVCKIKNPDCANCPLQGACKAFAESRTAEFPPSKKHIQKDWHGTVLVIESADHKILAIHGGQKFFKNQYTLPHFESPRNATAGLPAQAEDYINADQVSGVQNIGKFKHNITVHKIECDVLHIKLREKAPTRKASANSAHEIQWVKRETAQNFFANSFCLKALAKL, from the coding sequence ATGGACTGTAAAAGGCTCCGCGAATGGTTCAAAATGAACGCGGCTAAATTGCCGTGGCGTTTGAGCGATTTGGATACCCCCCGCGATCCATACGCTGTATGGATTAGCGAAACCATGCTACAACAGACACAGGTTTCTACAGTCCGCGACTATTTTACGCGCTGGATGAAACGGTTTCCCGATGTTGCAACACTTGCCAAAGCCAGCGAAGAAGAAGTCTTTAAATACTGGCAAGGCTTAGGCTATTACAGCCGCGCAAGAAACATTCTAAAGACTGCAAAAATCGTCGCAGAGCGTAAGGAATTTCCGCGCACCCGCAAGGAACTTGAAGCCTTGCCGGGAATTGGCGCGTACACCGCCGGCGCTATTTTAAGTCTCGCCTACCACCAGCACGAAGCGATTCTTGACGGTAACCTGGTGCGCATTTTTTCGCGACTTTTCACGCTCGACTTTTTGCCGACGGATTCCAAAGACGCCCTCAAAACCTACTGGGATTACGCCCGCGAAACCGCCGATTCACCTAAGGCCTACATGCATAACGAAGCCTTGATGGAACTCGGCCGCACCGTTTGCAAAATCAAGAATCCCGATTGCGCAAACTGCCCACTACAAGGGGCCTGCAAGGCCTTCGCCGAAAGCCGCACCGCCGAATTTCCGCCCAGCAAAAAGCACATTCAAAAAGATTGGCACGGCACCGTACTCGTTATCGAAAGCGCGGACCACAAGATTTTGGCAATTCACGGCGGACAGAAGTTTTTCAAGAACCAATACACGCTCCCCCATTTCGAATCACCACGCAACGCCACCGCAGGCTTACCCGCCCAAGCCGAAGATTACATCAACGCAGACCAAGTCAGCGGCGTTCAAAACATCGGAAAATTCAAGCACAATATTACCGTGCATAAAATCGAATGCGATGTCCTGCATATAAAGCTCCGCGAAAAAGCTCCCACGCGCAAAGCATCTGCAAATTCGGCACACGAAATTCAATGGGTCAAGCGTGAAACAGCCCAGAATTTTTTTGCGAACAGTTTCTGCCTAAAAGCATTGGCGAAACTTTAG
- a CDS encoding glycosyltransferase, with amino-acid sequence MTTASNSTKLKPTDVLDTRPAIFGRTVTSTFKKMFGFKHQPPGNLRTGMIPPIVFGSLILNIPKLLKLRSYLKKERKQHPADDVRVLFYSDNLDETNGIANNLRNVIPYMRAHGMHAFLAGNAFNTRPCGVVENGYCILLPRLFSMEQLGYANSELAIPRVGPVLRLLKRYPVDLIEFETPSPGAWLVCFCAKVAGIKVFSHYRTDVPTYTKTLVKAKWMFHFVLWLMKIFYGMTKPVVSPCKDYADILTSQLKIPANQVQILPRGLPLEKFSQDLRGKGTWEKYNGATEAIQSEGNRKVRFSFIGRISKEKNLEFLNGVWKKFAAKHNDVELMYVGYGWYLEEIKKLFEGDNSVHFAGEQGGETLASLYADSDFFLFPSITDTFGNVVVEAMSTGTPAIVSNYGGPHDIVMDEAAGRILPIDEDAWLNALEEARKLYLEQPEAYAKMRETAHERSLKYTMQSSTKAQFEFFRKLKREAYGL; translated from the coding sequence ATGACGACTGCGTCAAATTCAACAAAGCTTAAGCCGACCGACGTTTTAGACACGCGTCCGGCTATCTTTGGACGCACCGTCACGAGCACCTTCAAGAAGATGTTCGGTTTCAAACACCAGCCGCCCGGAAACCTGCGCACAGGTATGATTCCACCCATCGTTTTCGGTTCGCTGATTTTGAATATTCCCAAGCTTTTGAAGCTGCGATCTTATCTCAAGAAAGAACGCAAACAGCACCCTGCCGACGACGTACGTGTTCTTTTTTATTCCGACAACCTGGACGAAACGAACGGAATCGCCAACAACCTGAGAAACGTGATTCCCTACATGCGTGCCCACGGCATGCACGCTTTCCTTGCCGGAAACGCCTTCAACACGCGCCCCTGCGGTGTCGTCGAAAACGGCTACTGTATTTTACTCCCGCGCCTATTCAGCATGGAGCAGCTCGGATACGCCAACAGCGAACTCGCCATTCCCCGCGTAGGCCCAGTACTTCGCCTGCTCAAGCGCTACCCCGTTGACTTGATTGAATTCGAGACGCCCAGCCCTGGAGCCTGGCTCGTATGCTTCTGCGCCAAAGTCGCCGGCATCAAGGTCTTTAGCCATTACCGCACAGACGTCCCGACTTACACCAAGACGCTCGTGAAGGCTAAATGGATGTTCCACTTTGTGCTTTGGCTCATGAAGATCTTCTACGGCATGACCAAGCCCGTGGTAAGCCCGTGCAAGGACTATGCCGACATACTCACGTCGCAGCTAAAGATTCCTGCAAACCAGGTGCAGATTTTGCCCCGCGGGCTCCCCTTGGAAAAATTCTCGCAGGATTTGCGCGGTAAAGGCACTTGGGAAAAATACAACGGCGCAACCGAAGCCATTCAGAGCGAAGGCAACCGCAAAGTGCGATTCTCGTTCATCGGGCGCATTTCTAAAGAAAAGAATCTGGAATTCTTGAACGGCGTCTGGAAAAAGTTTGCCGCCAAGCACAATGACGTAGAACTCATGTATGTGGGCTACGGCTGGTATCTTGAAGAAATCAAGAAGTTATTTGAAGGCGATAACAGCGTGCATTTTGCAGGCGAACAAGGCGGCGAAACGCTCGCAAGCCTTTATGCCGATTCCGACTTCTTCTTGTTCCCGAGTATTACGGATACCTTCGGAAACGTGGTCGTCGAAGCCATGTCTACAGGCACGCCCGCAATTGTCAGCAATTACGGCGGGCCGCACGACATTGTGATGGACGAAGCTGCAGGCCGAATCTTGCCGATTGACGAAGATGCCTGGCTGAACGCTTTGGAAGAAGCCCGCAAGCTGTACCTTGAACAGCCCGAAGCCTACGCCAAGATGCGCGAGACGGCCCACGAACGTAGTCTCAAGTACACCATGCAATCTTCGACCAAGGCACAGTTCGAATTCTTCAGGAAACTGAAACGCGAAGCGTATGGACTGTAA
- the hisA gene encoding phosphoribosylformimino-5-aminoimidazole carboxamide ribotide isomerase has translation MTKFRPCIDLHDGRVKQIVGSSLNDSGTGLKTNFETDRSPAWFAELYKKDGIKGGHVIMLGKGNTEAAKAALAAYPGGLQVGGGITADNAKEYLDAGASHVIVTSWIFPEGKLDRERLELLSKTVGKEHLVLDLSCKRVSAPEEEPRWKIAINRWQTLIDIEVNKETLEDLSRYCDEFLIHAADVEGKQQGMDDELIMFLAEHSPIPCTYAGGAKSLADLKHCKQISNGTIDLTIGSALDLFGGKGVKYDDCVKFNKA, from the coding sequence ATGACTAAGTTTCGCCCATGCATTGACCTGCACGACGGACGTGTTAAGCAGATTGTAGGCAGTTCGCTGAATGACAGCGGCACGGGTCTCAAGACGAATTTTGAAACAGACCGCTCCCCCGCTTGGTTCGCAGAGCTCTATAAGAAAGACGGAATCAAGGGCGGCCACGTAATTATGCTCGGCAAGGGCAACACCGAAGCCGCAAAAGCCGCACTCGCCGCCTACCCCGGCGGATTGCAAGTAGGCGGAGGCATTACCGCCGATAACGCGAAGGAATACTTGGACGCCGGCGCAAGCCACGTGATTGTCACGAGCTGGATTTTCCCGGAAGGCAAGCTTGACCGCGAACGTCTGGAATTGCTTTCCAAGACAGTAGGCAAGGAGCACCTGGTTCTCGATTTGAGCTGCAAGCGCGTGAGTGCTCCCGAAGAAGAACCTCGCTGGAAAATCGCGATTAACCGCTGGCAAACCCTCATTGACATCGAAGTCAACAAGGAAACGCTCGAAGATCTTTCTCGCTACTGCGACGAATTCCTGATTCACGCCGCCGATGTCGAAGGAAAGCAGCAAGGCATGGATGACGAACTGATCATGTTCCTCGCCGAGCACAGCCCGATTCCTTGCACCTATGCCGGTGGCGCCAAGTCACTTGCCGACTTGAAACACTGTAAGCAAATTTCAAACGGAACGATAGACCTCACCATCGGATCGGCTTTGGACCTGTTCGGTGGAAAAGGAGTGAAGTATGACGACTGCGTCAAATTCAACAAAGCTTAA
- a CDS encoding GDP-mannose 4,6-dehydratase: protein MSILVTGGTGALGYHILSSLVGTTHDLYSFSDEQPQPWQKVDGVEYLNGDLLNFKHMQDVIQFVQPTHIYHLASQSSVGLSYKKPYETLNINLLGTQNLLEAVRQNCPKAKVMLLSSSEIYGRTDHQLTYLHKETDAPNPLTPYATSKACMELLGNQFKNAYGLHVVFARPFHFTGPHHSRRFVIPSITYQLVKIKYYGAEPTVYSGSLDISRDVIDVRDVARGMIQLLNQSEPGEAYNLCCGKSYTFRELTEMLVDIAGVSVDFRFDPGYERSNDIPLLIGNPEKAMSMGWKPMISIEDCLTDLFNEMVLRRRTELKLGMGQDLRL, encoded by the coding sequence ATGAGTATTCTTGTAACCGGTGGAACAGGCGCCCTGGGCTACCATATTTTGTCGAGCCTTGTGGGAACGACACACGATCTGTACAGTTTTAGCGATGAACAACCGCAGCCCTGGCAGAAGGTCGATGGCGTCGAATACCTGAATGGCGACTTGCTGAACTTTAAGCACATGCAAGACGTGATTCAGTTCGTGCAGCCGACGCACATTTACCACCTGGCGAGCCAATCGTCGGTGGGGCTCAGCTACAAGAAGCCATACGAAACGCTGAACATCAACTTGCTCGGCACGCAAAACTTGCTCGAAGCCGTGCGTCAGAATTGCCCCAAGGCAAAGGTGATGCTTTTGAGTTCCAGCGAAATTTACGGCCGCACCGATCACCAGCTTACCTACTTGCACAAAGAAACGGACGCCCCCAACCCGCTCACGCCTTACGCAACTTCCAAGGCTTGCATGGAACTCTTAGGCAACCAGTTCAAGAACGCCTATGGTTTGCACGTGGTTTTTGCACGCCCCTTCCACTTTACGGGTCCGCACCACAGCCGCCGTTTCGTGATTCCCTCGATTACTTACCAGCTTGTTAAAATCAAGTATTACGGCGCAGAACCCACCGTTTATTCGGGCAGCCTCGACATTAGCCGTGACGTGATTGACGTGCGCGATGTGGCACGCGGCATGATTCAGCTTTTGAACCAATCCGAACCAGGCGAAGCCTACAACCTTTGCTGCGGCAAGTCTTACACCTTCCGCGAACTCACCGAAATGCTCGTCGACATTGCAGGCGTTAGCGTTGACTTCCGTTTTGACCCGGGTTACGAACGTAGCAACGACATTCCGCTCCTCATCGGAAACCCCGAAAAGGCCATGAGCATGGGCTGGAAACCGATGATCAGCATCGAAGACTGCTTGACCGACTTGTTCAACGAAATGGTATTACGCCGTCGTACAGAACTCAAGCTCGGCATGGGACAGGATTTGAGACTGTAA
- the aroB gene encoding 3-dehydroquinate synthase, whose translation MNKHIFFTGFMASGKSRTGRALAERLNRPYVDTDAVIVERAGKTISEIFEQEGEAKFREMEREVVAEFAKKETPHIISLGGGALTQPDNLKVIRENGTIIRLWAKPEVLSERIGRKNTRPLLANLSDEERLEKIKVMLKEREKNYANADFSVESSDEYTEDHVIERILYILNFWNSHALDVCPSSGGRYPIFIGKNIIPEAGVLLESLKLTPSHEFLVCTDTNIAKVQSQMLGELRGQAGRCPIFKFQAGEKNKTLHNLNQLFSFMLHRGYTRKSCLLQFSGGVVGDMAGFGAATYQRGIPFIQFPTTLLSMVDSSVGGKVAVNHPEGKNMIGAFYQPKAVVCDLAVLSTLPETEYLAGLAEIVKYGVIYDEEFFRYMEQNVERIKAHDLDVLKHLIYRSCAIKAEVVGIDEKEAGLRAILNYGHTFGHAIENLTHYNMFTHGIAVSLGMRVAARAAVLLGKISAEEEARQNKLLDDLGFPKKYDIDTEAAWDAMAVDKKAEKGKRVYILPTKIGEVEKVSNIDKDIITQSWGAIK comes from the coding sequence ATGAACAAGCACATCTTTTTCACCGGATTCATGGCAAGCGGAAAATCCCGCACCGGACGCGCCCTGGCAGAACGGTTAAACCGCCCCTATGTGGATACCGACGCCGTTATCGTTGAACGCGCAGGCAAGACCATCAGCGAAATTTTCGAACAAGAAGGCGAAGCCAAGTTCCGCGAAATGGAACGCGAAGTCGTTGCCGAATTTGCAAAGAAAGAAACGCCGCACATTATTTCGCTGGGCGGTGGTGCTCTTACGCAGCCGGATAACCTCAAAGTCATCCGCGAAAACGGCACCATTATTCGCCTGTGGGCAAAACCCGAAGTACTTTCGGAACGCATTGGCCGCAAGAACACGCGCCCGTTACTTGCCAACTTGAGCGACGAAGAACGCCTCGAAAAAATCAAGGTGATGCTCAAGGAACGCGAAAAGAATTACGCAAACGCCGACTTCAGCGTGGAAAGTTCTGACGAATACACCGAAGACCACGTGATTGAACGCATCCTGTACATCCTGAACTTCTGGAACAGCCATGCGTTGGACGTTTGTCCGAGCAGCGGCGGACGCTACCCCATCTTTATCGGCAAGAACATCATTCCCGAAGCAGGCGTATTGCTTGAAAGTCTTAAACTCACGCCGAGCCACGAATTCTTGGTCTGCACAGACACGAACATTGCCAAAGTGCAGAGCCAGATGCTCGGCGAACTGAGAGGCCAGGCCGGACGTTGCCCGATTTTCAAATTCCAGGCCGGCGAAAAGAACAAGACTTTGCACAACCTGAACCAGCTGTTCAGCTTCATGCTCCACCGCGGTTACACCCGCAAGAGCTGCTTGTTGCAGTTTAGCGGTGGCGTGGTCGGCGACATGGCTGGCTTTGGTGCAGCCACCTACCAGCGCGGCATTCCGTTTATCCAGTTCCCGACAACGCTTTTGAGCATGGTCGACAGTTCTGTGGGCGGAAAGGTTGCCGTGAACCACCCCGAAGGCAAGAACATGATTGGCGCATTCTACCAGCCCAAGGCTGTAGTCTGCGACCTCGCCGTGCTCAGCACCTTGCCCGAAACGGAATACCTGGCAGGCCTTGCCGAAATCGTGAAGTACGGCGTGATTTACGACGAAGAATTCTTCCGTTATATGGAACAGAATGTCGAGCGTATCAAGGCTCACGATCTCGACGTACTCAAGCACTTGATTTACCGCAGCTGTGCCATTAAGGCCGAAGTCGTCGGCATCGACGAAAAGGAAGCGGGACTCCGTGCTATTTTGAATTACGGGCATACCTTCGGGCATGCTATCGAAAACCTGACGCACTATAACATGTTCACGCACGGCATTGCCGTTTCGCTTGGCATGCGCGTGGCCGCCCGCGCGGCAGTCCTCCTCGGTAAAATCAGCGCCGAAGAAGAAGCTCGTCAGAACAAACTCTTGGACGACCTCGGATTCCCGAAGAAATACGATATCGATACGGAAGCCGCATGGGATGCCATGGCTGTAGACAAGAAGGCAGAAAAGGGCAAGCGTGTATACATTTTGCCCACTAAGATTGGAGAAGTGGAGAAAGTAAGCAACATCGATAAAGATATCATTACTCAAAGCTGGGGAGCTATTAAGTAA
- the aroE gene encoding shikimate dehydrogenase, with amino-acid sequence MSQLKLNGKTESLCIFGHPVGHSKSPLMHNALFEALGINAAYLPYAPEPENLADAIKGFRAMKFRGANVTLPYKTPVMDLVDELSDISKFTGSVNTLYWKDGIVGGTLCGTTTDPYGCIRNLQESGVEPSNKKVALLGNGGAAKAIAYTLAEMQNQLTIVCRNREKGEALADSLNQFFNGKAPQVHVATFDEFLAVSKSIEIIINATSVGMTPNEDQSPLTEETLHQGQAVMDIVYTPPMTKLLKTAQAKGCKVVTGEGMLVHQGIESFRKWFPEETKNKTNDELAKIMRKGMQG; translated from the coding sequence TTGAGCCAGTTAAAATTGAATGGAAAGACCGAGTCTCTTTGCATTTTCGGTCATCCTGTTGGTCATAGCAAGTCGCCTTTGATGCATAATGCCCTTTTTGAAGCATTAGGCATAAATGCGGCCTATTTACCCTACGCCCCGGAGCCCGAAAATTTGGCCGATGCCATCAAGGGTTTTAGGGCCATGAAGTTCCGCGGGGCAAATGTCACTCTTCCGTACAAGACCCCGGTCATGGACCTTGTAGACGAACTGTCAGACATTTCGAAGTTTACCGGCAGCGTCAATACGCTGTACTGGAAAGACGGCATTGTCGGGGGCACTTTATGTGGCACCACAACCGACCCCTATGGATGCATTCGCAACCTACAGGAATCGGGTGTAGAGCCTTCGAACAAGAAGGTTGCCCTGCTCGGAAACGGCGGTGCCGCCAAGGCAATCGCCTACACGCTTGCCGAAATGCAGAACCAGCTCACCATTGTGTGCCGCAACCGCGAAAAAGGAGAGGCTCTCGCCGACAGCCTGAATCAGTTCTTTAACGGCAAGGCACCCCAGGTCCATGTCGCCACGTTCGATGAATTCCTGGCCGTATCCAAGAGCATCGAAATCATCATCAACGCGACCTCCGTGGGCATGACCCCAAACGAAGACCAGTCTCCCCTTACCGAAGAAACCTTGCACCAAGGCCAAGCCGTGATGGACATTGTCTATACACCGCCCATGACCAAGCTGTTAAAGACAGCCCAGGCAAAAGGCTGCAAGGTGGTGACCGGCGAAGGCATGCTGGTGCACCAGGGAATCGAAAGTTTTAGAAAATGGTTCCCCGAAGAAACTAAAAACAAGACGAACGACGAACTCGCAAAGATTATGCGTAAAGGAATGCAGGGCTAA